In the genome of Thermoleophilaceae bacterium, the window ATTCCTCCAAAGGTCACGCGCGGGCTCGAGGCAGGACCGGACGGCGCGGAGATCCTCGCCTTCGGCGCACCCAACAACGAGAACGCGGACTTGGAGATGCTGCAGGGGTGGTGGGCGGATGAGTAGGGCGTACGGAGTTGGGAGTAGGGAGTGGCGGTCTTCCGTGGGTGGCTCCTGTGCTTCGTGACGCTTACAGCAGCAATAAAGGGTTGGTTCCGGATGTGCCAGCAACTTTGAGGCCACCTTTTATTGCTGCAGTTCAGGCCCAGGCCAGGAGGGCGCATCGCGGAGAACGCGCTCCCTACTCCCTACTCCTTACGCCCTACTGACCCAGATGTACGTCGAGCTCCATTCCCACTCCGCCTACTCGTTCCTCGACGGGGCATCTCTCCCTGTCGAGCTCGCCGCGGTCGCGGTCGAGCAGGGCTACTCGGCGATGGCACTCACCGACCACGATGGCCTGCACGGCGCGATGGAGTTCGCGCAGGCTGCGGGGCCGCTCGGCCTGCGCCCGATCACGGGCGCCGAGGTCACGCTCGATGACGGTCACCACTTAACCCTCCTGTGCGAGACACGCGAGGGTTACCGAAACCTCTGCCGGCTGATCACGAGTGCACACGAGCACACGCGCGTGAGGCCGGCAGAGCCCACTCCGCCGAAGGTGTCCCTCGAGGATGTCGAGCGGCATGCTGATGGGCTCGTGTGCCTGTCCGGCTGCGCGCGTGACGGTGCGCTCGCGGCGCGGCTCGAGCGGCGCGAGCACGCCGCTGCGGCGGCGCTCGGGCGGCGGCTCTTGCGGGCTTTCGGCCGCGAGCGCTTTCGCGTGGAGCTCCAGCGCCCGTTCGCGCGGCACGATCGCCGGCGCAACCGGCTGCTCTCCGAGCTGGCGGAGAGGCTTGGAGTTCCGTGCGTGGCCACTGGCAACGTCCACGCGCATGTGCGTGCGCGGGTGGCGCTCCAGGACGCGTTCGTGGCGGTGCGGCTCGGCACCACGCTCGACGAGTCGGAGCCCGCGCGTCGTGGCAACACCTCGCACGTGCTCGCCTCGCCGGAGGCGATGGCCGCACGCTTTTCGGATCATCCCGAGGCGGTGCACGAGTCGGGTCGCCTCGCCGAGCGGCTCGAGTTCGACATCACGCGCGACCTCGGCTATCGCTATCCCGGCTCAGAGGACGGATCGGCGGACCGCCGGCTCGCGGAGCTCTGCACGCAGCGGCTGATCGAGCGCTACCACAACGGGGGCAACCGCGGCGGCCGCAGCAGCAACCTGCGCGAGGCCGAGGCACGGCTCGAGGAGGAGCTTCGGATCATCCGCACGCTGAAGCTGTCCGGCTTCTTCCTGCTCCACCGCGACATGCTCGAGCTGGCCCGGGAGGTCGCATGCGAGGTGCGCGGCCCGGATACCGCGCGCGCTCTGCTGCCGCCAGGGCGCGGGCGTGGGTCGAGCGTGTCGTCGATCGTCTGCTACCTCACCGGCCTCTCGCACATCGACCCGATCGAGAACCGGCTGCTCATGGGCCGCTTCCTCAACGAGGAGATAAGGGCGATGCCGGACATCGACCTCGACTTCCCGCGCGACATCCGCGAGGTGCTCATCCCGCGCGTGATCGAGCGCTACGGCGAGGACCGGGCGGCGCTCGTGTCTTCATTCGCCTGCTACCGCACGCGCGGGGCGGTGCGCGACTTCGCGAAGGCGCTCGGGCTGCCGCCGGGCGAGGTGGAGCGCGCGGCACGCTCGGTGGACCCGTGGAGTGCGGACGAGATCGAGCTCGACATGGAGAAGGCGATCGGCGGCGGCGTGGGGAAGGGGCGGATCGAGAACTCGCCTCGCTGGCGTGCGCTCGTGCAGCTCGTGCAGGACGCGCATGGGTTGCCGCGGCACGTGTCGCAGCATCCGGGCGGGATGGTGATCGCCACCGAGCCGCTATGCGAGATCTGCCCGATCCAGCCGGCGGCGATGACCGGCCGCCAGATCGTCCAGTGGGACAAGGACTCGTGCTCGGACGCCGGCTTTCTCAAGATCGATCTGCTCGGGCTGGGGATGCTGTCTGCGGTCGAGCGCTGCGTGGAGGAGATCGCGCGCGTACGCGGGGAGCGGATCGACCTGTCGCGGATCCCGTTCGACGATCAGGACGTGTTTCGCTCGATCCAGGTGGCGGACACCACCGGCACCTTCCAGATCGAGAGCCGCGCGCAGATGCAGATGCTCGTGCAGACGCTGCCCGAGTCGCTCGACGACCTCACGGTGCAGGTCGCACTCGTGCGGCCGGGTCCGATCCTCGGCGGCGCCGTGCATCCGTACATCGAGCGGCGCAAGCTGTTGCGCGCCGATCCCGAATACGAGGTTCCGTACGAGCATCCCTCTTTGGAGCCGGCGCTCAAGGACACCCTGGGCACGATCGTCTTTCAGGACCAGGTGATCGAGACGGCGATGGCGTTCGCCGGTTTCTCGGCCGGTGAGGCGGAGGGGCTGCGGCGCGCGATGAGTCGAAGGCGCTCCGAGGAAGCCATGCGCGCCTACGAGAAGAAGTTCATCGAAGGCGCCATGGCGAACGGCGCCTCACGTGAATCAGCCGAGCGCGTGTACAAGCAGATCGTGGGCTTCTCAGGCTTCGGATTCCCGAAAGCGCACTCCGCTGCATTCGGGTTGCTCGCCTACCAGTCCGCGTGGCTACGGGAGCACTACGGTCCCGAATTCCTCTGCGGTCTGCTGAACGAACAGCCGATGGGTTTCTATCCGCCGGACGCATTGGTGCACGAGGCCCAGCGACGGAAGTTGGCGATCCTCCCGGCGGATGTGCTGGCCTCGGACGTCCTGTGCCGTGTGGAGGATGGAGAGTCGCTGGCGGTGCGGCTGGGGCTCGGTTACGTGCTCGGCGTACGCGAAGCGGATGTCCGCGGGATCGTCGAGGAGCGAGAGCGGGGTGGTCCGTTCACGTCGTTGGCTGATTTGGCCGCCCGGTGTTCCGCGCAGTCTGATGCGCTCGAGAAGCTGGCGTGGGCGGGCGCGTGCGATTCGTTGTGTTCGGGGCGGCGAGAAGCGTTGTGGTTGCTTGGAGTCTCGGCGCCTGGTGTGTCCGTTCGCGGTGGCGTTCAGCTGGCGCTTCCTTTGGACACCGGCCACCCGCCCGAGTTCAAGGAGCTCACGCCGTGGGAGCGCATGGTCGCGGATTACGGCTCCACCCATGTGACGTTGCGCGAGCACCCGCTGGAGCTGCTGCGGCCGCGCCTGCCCGAGGACATGCTGTCCAGCAAGGAGCTCGAGCGCGCGCGGCCGGGGCGGCGGGTCAGGCTTGCCGGCCTCGTGGTGGCGCGGCAGCGGCCCGCGACGGCCAACGGTGTCACGTTCATGCTGCTCGAGGATGAGCACGGAACGATCAACCTGATCGTGCCACCGCCGATATACGACCGCTGCCGGCTCGCGATTCGGACCGAGCCGCTCATCGCTGCGGAGGGCCGGCTCGAGCGCCGGTCCGGCACCACCAACGTGATCGTGGACGTGGTGAGCCGGCTCGAGCGGCCCGACCTTCCGCAGGCCGAGGTGCGGCACATCGAGCCGCGCCGTGTGTGGTCGAACGACGACACGGACGAGCTGCGCGCGGTCGCCCCGGTGGCGCACAGCTTCGGGAGGAGGGGAAGGTGATCAGGCCTCGGCCTTGGCGGCCTTGTCCGCGAGCGCCTTGAGCGACTCCTCGATCCAGCGCCGGAAGTAAGCGCGGCCGGCGGTGGCGTCGAACATGCGGTACACGAGGCCGTTCGGTTCCATGCCGAACTGCGCCTCCACGAACGTGTCGGCGCGCGCGGGGGTCAGCAGCCAGTGCGTGTAGGTGCCGGTGTCGCGACAGCGCAAGCTCAGCTCGCGCATGTCGTCGAGTTGGTCGATCTCGAGCGTTGTCTCGATGTTGCGAAAGGGTTGGTGGGTCACCTGGACGAAGGCGTCCCCGGCTCGGAAGCTGTCGCCGCGCACTTCCACAACGCGCGGAAACCATTCGGGATGCCGTGCGGGGTCACCCACCAGCTCCCACACCCGTTCGATCGGTGCCTGTATGAGCGCCTGATGCCGATACTCGGACAAGTCGATTCGATCCTCTCAGATAGCAACTCTCCGGCGCCGAGAAAAGAAAAGGGGTGACTCGCGCCGCGAAGAACCATAGGCTTGCCAAGTCCCCCGTCAAAGAGGAGACCAATGAGTCCTAGAGCAAGGACAACAGCCCCGAAGCGTTCGGGGACAACAACGCGCCGTGCAACCACGGCGAAGCGCGGCAAGGGACACACCGCGCTCGATCGTCTGACCAAGTCGGTCGACGCTGCGCAGGACGCGCTGAAGGACCTGCGTGGTGAGATGAGCAAGAGCTCGAGTGGCGTCCTCAAGGAGGTCGACACGCAGCTCAAGGGCGTTCGCAAGAGCCTGCGCAGCACCAGCAAGTCGGTCCTCAAGGACCTCGACGACCTGCAGCAGAAGCTGCCCGGTCGTGGCGGCGCAAAGAAGAGCACGAGCACGCGGTCGAGCACCGCGCGCAAGTCGACCGCTCGTAAGTCGACGGCTCGCAGCACCGCGTCGAAGTCCACGAGCTCGCGGTCGAGCTCCAGCCGGAGCAAGTCCACCACCTCGCCGCGCGCACGGACCACCGCGCCGCGCGCTCGCGCGAAGAAGAGCTGAGGCCCGAGCCTGGCCTCGGGCCCGCCGCCCGAGGCCAGGCTCGACCCGCTACCGTCGGTCCGTGGCCGGAAAGATCCTCGTAGGCACATCCAGCTGGGCGGACCCGGGCTTTGTGGAGGAGTGGTATCCGCAGGGCCTTCCCGCGAAGGACCGCCTCCCGTACTACGCGCAACGCTTCCGTGCGGTGGAGGTGAACTCGAGCTTCTACGCGATCCCCGAGCGCGACACGGTGGGGCGCTGGGCGCGGATCACGCCGGACGAGTTCGTGTTCGACGTGAAGCTGCATCGGCTGCTCTCGCGCCACGCGGCGCAGCTCAAGGAGCTGCCGCCGGAGCTGCGTGACCTCGCGGACGTGGGCCAGCGCGGCCGCGTGTACCTCACGCCCGAGCTCGAGGAGAAGATGGTGGAGCAGGTGAAGCACGCCTGCGAGCCGCTCGACAAGGCGGGCAAGCTGCGCGCGTTCCTGCTCCAGCTCACGCCGGCGTTCTCGCCGGACAAGCACGAACTCGCCGAGCTCGACCCGATCATCGATGGCCTGGCGCCGCATCCGGTGGCGGTGGAGTTTCGCCACCGCGGCTGGGTCCGCGACAAACGCGTGGAACAGACGCTCGGCTACCTCTCAGAGCACCGCGCGGTGTTCGTGTGCGTGGACGCCCCGCCCGGCGACCACGTGCCCATCATGCCGCCGATCGACGCGGTCACGCGCGACGACCTCGCGTACATGCGCCTGCACGGCCGCAACACAGACGGGTACCTGCGCGGCAAGAGCGTGGCGGAGCGCTTCGGCTGGCGCTATTCGGACGAGGAGCTCGAGGAGGTGGGCGGCCGCGTGCGCGAGCTCGCCGAGCAGGCCCGAGAGGTGCACGTGCTCTTCAACAACAACCGCGGTGACGACGCGCCGACCTCGGCGCAACGGTTCATGTCTCTGCTCGGGCAGGACCCCGGTCCGCCGCCGCAGGAGGCCCAGCTCCGCCTCGCCTGACGTGCGGGCGCGGATCGGGTATCACCAGCGGATGGCGGTGAAGATCGGCACCGGTCTCGTGGTGGAGGACGCGGGCTTCGACTCGTTCGCGGAGGCCGCGGGACGAGCGGCCCTGGCGCTCGGCGGCGCACCGGCGGATCTCGTGTTCGTGTTCGCGGGCGCGGCGAACCTGGTGCACGTGGAGCAGGGTCTCGCGCACGTGCAGGAGCGCCTGCGGCCACGCGCGGTGGTGGGGTGCGGCGCGCAGGGAGTGGTGGGGTCCGGACACGAGGTGGAGCAGGGAGGCGTGGCGGTGTGGGCGGCCTCGCTGCCAGACGCCGAGCTCCAGCCGTTCCGCCTCGAGACGCTCGAGGCAGGGGATTCGGTGGCGATAACGGGCATGCCCGAACTGGATCGCGCCGAGGCGATGTTCATGCTCGTGGATCCGTACTCGTTCCCCGCGGAGCCGCTTCTCGACCAGATCGCGGAAGACCATCCGGGCCTGCCTGTGCTTGGCGGGCTGGCCAGCGCCGGCGGCGGCCCGGGCTCGACCCTCCTGATGCTCGACGGCGACGTGGTCACCGATGGCGCCGTGGGCGTGACGCTTGCCGGCGTTGAGGTGTGGCCC includes:
- a CDS encoding error-prone DNA polymerase, with translation MYVELHSHSAYSFLDGASLPVELAAVAVEQGYSAMALTDHDGLHGAMEFAQAAGPLGLRPITGAEVTLDDGHHLTLLCETREGYRNLCRLITSAHEHTRVRPAEPTPPKVSLEDVERHADGLVCLSGCARDGALAARLERREHAAAAALGRRLLRAFGRERFRVELQRPFARHDRRRNRLLSELAERLGVPCVATGNVHAHVRARVALQDAFVAVRLGTTLDESEPARRGNTSHVLASPEAMAARFSDHPEAVHESGRLAERLEFDITRDLGYRYPGSEDGSADRRLAELCTQRLIERYHNGGNRGGRSSNLREAEARLEEELRIIRTLKLSGFFLLHRDMLELAREVACEVRGPDTARALLPPGRGRGSSVSSIVCYLTGLSHIDPIENRLLMGRFLNEEIRAMPDIDLDFPRDIREVLIPRVIERYGEDRAALVSSFACYRTRGAVRDFAKALGLPPGEVERAARSVDPWSADEIELDMEKAIGGGVGKGRIENSPRWRALVQLVQDAHGLPRHVSQHPGGMVIATEPLCEICPIQPAAMTGRQIVQWDKDSCSDAGFLKIDLLGLGMLSAVERCVEEIARVRGERIDLSRIPFDDQDVFRSIQVADTTGTFQIESRAQMQMLVQTLPESLDDLTVQVALVRPGPILGGAVHPYIERRKLLRADPEYEVPYEHPSLEPALKDTLGTIVFQDQVIETAMAFAGFSAGEAEGLRRAMSRRRSEEAMRAYEKKFIEGAMANGASRESAERVYKQIVGFSGFGFPKAHSAAFGLLAYQSAWLREHYGPEFLCGLLNEQPMGFYPPDALVHEAQRRKLAILPADVLASDVLCRVEDGESLAVRLGLGYVLGVREADVRGIVEERERGGPFTSLADLAARCSAQSDALEKLAWAGACDSLCSGRREALWLLGVSAPGVSVRGGVQLALPLDTGHPPEFKELTPWERMVADYGSTHVTLREHPLELLRPRLPEDMLSSKELERARPGRRVRLAGLVVARQRPATANGVTFMLLEDEHGTINLIVPPPIYDRCRLAIRTEPLIAAEGRLERRSGTTNVIVDVVSRLERPDLPQAEVRHIEPRRVWSNDDTDELRAVAPVAHSFGRRGR
- a CDS encoding SRPBCC family protein → MSEYRHQALIQAPIERVWELVGDPARHPEWFPRVVEVRGDSFRAGDAFVQVTHQPFRNIETTLEIDQLDDMRELSLRCRDTGTYTHWLLTPARADTFVEAQFGMEPNGLVYRMFDATAGRAYFRRWIEESLKALADKAAKAEA
- a CDS encoding DUF72 domain-containing protein, giving the protein MAGKILVGTSSWADPGFVEEWYPQGLPAKDRLPYYAQRFRAVEVNSSFYAIPERDTVGRWARITPDEFVFDVKLHRLLSRHAAQLKELPPELRDLADVGQRGRVYLTPELEEKMVEQVKHACEPLDKAGKLRAFLLQLTPAFSPDKHELAELDPIIDGLAPHPVAVEFRHRGWVRDKRVEQTLGYLSEHRAVFVCVDAPPGDHVPIMPPIDAVTRDDLAYMRLHGRNTDGYLRGKSVAERFGWRYSDEELEEVGGRVRELAEQAREVHVLFNNNRGDDAPTSAQRFMSLLGQDPGPPPQEAQLRLA